One stretch of Flavobacterium sp. 9 DNA includes these proteins:
- a CDS encoding ABC transporter ATP-binding protein: MSNFKKIVPFIYPYKKYAFLNIFFNVLYALFSTLSFVALIPMLQVLFDQTKARKIKPVYQGILKLQQYGEDYLSYYITTTKGNHDPGYILSIMVTIIISIFLLKNLADYLAMFFITFLRNGVLKDMRNAMYKKTLELPLAFYSEKRKGDVISRISADVNEVQNSFLAILELIVKEPLTIVFTITTMLIISTKLTLFVFIFIPISGYIISLIGKQLKKQSTKAQEEQGTFLSTIEETIGGLKVVKGYNSENYFNSVFQNSTERFFHLSNKIGNRQNLASPASEFMGITVIAILLWYGGQMVLIDKTLSGPSFIAYMGLAYNILTPAKAISKASYGVKRGNAAAERVLEVLEQENTIVSKPNAIEKSSFDDTINIQHINFKYENETVLKDFSLQIKKGQTVALVGQSGSGKSTIANLLTRFYDVNDGTISIDDINIKDMNLQSLRSLMGLVTQDSILFNDTIKANISLGKLDATDDEIIEALKIANAYEFVKELPLGIYTNIGDSGNKLSGGQKQRLSIARAVLKNPPIMILDEATSALDTESEKFVQVALENMMQNRTSIVIAHRLSTIQKADLIVVMQKGKIVEQGTHDELIAHNGTYNKLVTMQSFES; this comes from the coding sequence CCGTATAAAAAATACGCGTTTCTAAACATCTTTTTTAATGTTTTGTACGCACTTTTCAGCACACTTTCTTTTGTTGCTTTAATACCAATGCTTCAGGTATTATTTGACCAAACAAAGGCAAGAAAAATAAAACCAGTATATCAGGGAATTTTAAAACTCCAACAATATGGTGAAGATTATTTGAGCTATTACATCACTACAACAAAAGGTAACCATGATCCCGGATACATTTTGTCTATTATGGTAACGATTATAATCTCAATCTTCTTATTAAAAAACTTAGCAGATTATTTAGCGATGTTTTTTATCACTTTTTTGCGAAATGGAGTCTTAAAAGACATGCGAAATGCTATGTATAAAAAAACATTAGAGCTTCCTTTGGCATTCTATTCTGAAAAAAGAAAAGGAGATGTTATTTCGAGAATCTCGGCTGACGTAAATGAGGTTCAAAACTCATTTTTAGCCATACTGGAACTTATTGTAAAAGAACCATTAACCATAGTTTTTACGATAACAACAATGCTAATCATTAGCACTAAACTAACCTTATTTGTTTTTATTTTTATTCCGATTTCAGGTTACATTATTTCACTAATTGGAAAACAACTTAAAAAGCAATCGACAAAAGCGCAAGAAGAACAAGGAACTTTTTTATCTACTATCGAAGAAACTATTGGTGGATTGAAAGTTGTAAAAGGATATAATTCAGAAAATTATTTTAATAGTGTTTTTCAAAATTCAACAGAACGCTTTTTTCATTTATCAAATAAAATAGGTAATCGCCAGAACTTAGCTTCACCAGCAAGTGAATTTATGGGAATTACCGTTATCGCTATTTTATTGTGGTATGGAGGACAAATGGTTTTGATCGATAAAACTTTGAGCGGACCTTCTTTTATTGCTTACATGGGATTAGCTTATAACATTCTAACACCTGCAAAAGCAATCTCTAAGGCTTCTTACGGAGTTAAAAGAGGAAATGCTGCTGCAGAACGCGTTTTAGAAGTTTTAGAACAGGAAAACACGATTGTTTCAAAACCTAATGCGATCGAAAAATCTTCTTTTGACGATACTATAAACATTCAGCATATTAACTTTAAATATGAAAACGAAACAGTTTTAAAAGACTTTTCTCTTCAAATTAAAAAAGGTCAAACTGTTGCTCTTGTTGGACAATCCGGAAGTGGAAAAAGTACAATTGCCAATCTATTGACACGTTTTTATGATGTAAATGACGGAACGATTTCAATCGACGACATCAACATCAAAGACATGAATTTACAATCTCTTCGCAGCCTGATGGGATTAGTTACACAAGACAGCATTTTATTTAATGATACAATTAAAGCAAATATTTCGTTAGGAAAATTAGATGCTACAGACGATGAAATTATCGAAGCACTAAAAATTGCTAATGCTTATGAGTTTGTAAAAGAATTGCCTTTAGGAATCTACACGAACATTGGTGACAGCGGAAACAAACTTTCTGGTGGTCAAAAACAACGTTTATCAATTGCTCGTGCTGTATTAAAGAATCCTCCAATTATGATTTTAGATGAAGCTACATCAGCATTGGACACTGAAAGCGAAAAATTTGTTCAGGTTGCTCTTGAAAATATGATGCAAAACAGAACATCAATCGTAATTGCACACAGACTTTCGACCATTCAAAAAGCAGATTTGATTGTAGTAATGCAAAAAGGAAAAATTGTAGAGCAAGGAACTCACGATGAATTAATTGCACATAACGGAACTTACAATAAACTCGTTACAATGCAATCTTTCGAATCATAA
- a CDS encoding DUF2971 domain-containing protein: MYFKNPNIILPEDPDTVVWKYLDLSKFLDLLLSKKLFMSRSDKFEDQYEGTFSEPTFEEIKKLAIDNPDFLNYYKTHREQVAISSWHINEYESFAMWQIFTQNSEGLAIQSTIGRLQKALKPENNFDQYIGEVNYIDYKKEYIPFDDLFFPFLFKRKSFQYEREVRIITDTSKSNIKLNDGLKINVDISQLIEKIYIHPKSENWYKKLVIDLVDRLGFGIEIEKSDLESDILI; the protein is encoded by the coding sequence ATGTATTTCAAAAATCCAAACATAATACTTCCAGAGGATCCAGATACGGTTGTTTGGAAATACTTAGACCTCTCTAAGTTCCTGGATTTATTACTTTCTAAGAAACTTTTTATGTCGCGTTCTGATAAATTTGAAGATCAGTACGAAGGCACTTTTAGCGAACCTACTTTTGAGGAAATTAAAAAGCTAGCCATTGATAATCCTGACTTTTTAAATTACTACAAAACGCATCGTGAACAAGTCGCCATAAGCAGTTGGCATATTAATGAATACGAATCTTTTGCCATGTGGCAGATTTTTACACAAAATAGCGAAGGATTAGCGATTCAGTCTACTATTGGACGATTGCAAAAAGCATTGAAACCTGAGAATAATTTTGATCAGTATATTGGCGAAGTTAATTACATCGACTATAAAAAAGAATATATTCCGTTTGATGATTTGTTCTTCCCTTTTCTCTTTAAACGAAAAAGTTTTCAATACGAACGTGAAGTTCGCATTATAACCGACACTTCAAAAAGCAACATTAAACTTAATGACGGATTGAAAATCAATGTTGATATCAGCCAACTAATTGAGAAGATATACATTCATCCAAAATCGGAAAACTGGTATAAAAAGCTGGTAATTGATTTGGTAGATCGCCTGGGTTTTGGAATTGAAATTGAAAAATCTGATTTAGAAAGCGATATTTTGATTTGA
- a CDS encoding carboxypeptidase-like regulatory domain-containing protein — MNNNRVIFGFLFLCISCISFAQNAHVKGIILDDQKRPVVDVNITSSGNATQSDANGFFEIDVPSNKKTSLIFTHISLKMMSLAVNLKPNEVFIFNPVMSNSEEQMGEVFVSSKNKKRVQGITTIDAATIKKIPGANAGIENILKTLPGVNSNNELSTQYAVRGGNYDENLVYVNEIEVYRPFLIRSGQQEGLSFTNTDLVQNVDFSAGGFQAKFGDKLSSVLDITYRKPTQFGASLEASLLGGSVSVDAVSKDKKWSAVTGVRYRNNSLLVNSQDTETNYTPTFADIQTNINYDISQKWQISFLGNISENKYLYQPLTRETKFGTIDQPMSLAVYYEGQERDKYDTYFGALKTTYKVSPTLTLKLIGSLFHTTEQEHFDILAQYRLGNVGEDQDESQVDFTKGIGSQLSHARNDLDALIANAEIKGFKEWLNDSQLEFGLKYTRESIRDRIVEWEMIDSAGFSINPPIVILPQNNQPYQPYTGPLLPYQDVRATNYNTINRFSGYAQYNKKAELGSNQIWYHLGARFQSWNVSGAAVEGKNQVVFSPRAQFAIKPDWDMDMVFRLSGGLYHQPPFYRELRDLDGVVNPNVKAQESVHIVLGNDYNFKMWNRPFKWVTELYYKSLSDVNVYSIDNVRIRYIANNNAKAYAQGLDFRLNGEFVPGTESWISFGYLKTEEDYADKGYIARPTDQRLKFAMLFQDYMPNIPSVKLYLNLVYNTGLPGGAPAYSDPYLYQNRLNDYRRVDIGFAKVFVDNSTKVAKANWLKNFKELSVGLEIFNLFNNQNAITNTWVRDVYSKNQYAIPNYMTSRVFNIKLNARL; from the coding sequence TTGAATAATAACAGAGTAATATTCGGTTTTCTTTTTTTATGCATTTCTTGTATTTCATTTGCTCAAAATGCTCATGTTAAAGGTATTATTTTAGATGATCAAAAACGTCCGGTCGTCGATGTCAATATAACTTCTTCAGGGAATGCAACGCAATCAGATGCAAACGGTTTTTTTGAAATCGATGTTCCTTCGAACAAAAAAACTTCTTTGATTTTTACTCACATTTCTTTAAAAATGATGAGTTTGGCAGTAAATCTGAAACCAAATGAAGTTTTTATTTTTAATCCTGTAATGAGTAATTCTGAAGAACAAATGGGAGAGGTTTTTGTTTCTTCCAAAAATAAAAAACGGGTTCAGGGAATTACAACTATTGATGCGGCAACGATTAAAAAGATTCCCGGAGCAAATGCCGGAATCGAAAATATTCTAAAAACATTGCCGGGAGTAAATTCAAATAATGAATTAAGTACACAATATGCTGTTCGTGGCGGAAATTATGATGAAAATTTAGTTTATGTAAACGAAATCGAAGTTTATCGTCCGTTTTTAATTCGTTCCGGTCAGCAAGAAGGATTGAGTTTTACAAATACAGATTTGGTTCAAAACGTTGATTTTTCGGCTGGAGGATTTCAAGCTAAATTTGGAGATAAATTATCCTCTGTTTTAGATATTACGTATAGAAAACCAACTCAGTTTGGTGCTTCTTTAGAGGCAAGTTTATTAGGCGGAAGCGTGTCTGTTGATGCTGTTTCTAAAGATAAAAAATGGTCTGCAGTAACAGGAGTTCGTTATAGAAATAATAGTTTGTTGGTTAATAGCCAAGATACAGAAACGAATTATACACCAACTTTTGCCGATATTCAAACGAATATCAATTATGATATTTCGCAAAAATGGCAAATTAGTTTTTTAGGAAACATTTCTGAAAATAAGTATTTGTATCAGCCTTTAACCCGCGAGACAAAATTTGGAACAATCGATCAGCCAATGTCTCTTGCTGTATATTATGAAGGTCAGGAAAGAGATAAATACGATACTTATTTTGGAGCATTAAAAACGACTTATAAAGTTTCTCCAACTTTGACGTTAAAACTTATAGGTTCGCTATTTCATACTACAGAGCAGGAACATTTTGATATTCTGGCGCAGTATCGTCTTGGAAATGTTGGTGAAGATCAAGATGAGTCTCAAGTTGATTTTACAAAAGGAATTGGTTCGCAATTGAGTCACGCCCGAAATGATTTGGATGCTTTAATTGCAAATGCAGAAATTAAAGGATTTAAAGAATGGTTAAATGACAGTCAATTAGAATTTGGACTTAAATATACCAGAGAATCTATTAGAGATCGAATTGTAGAATGGGAAATGATTGATTCAGCTGGATTTTCTATAAATCCTCCAATTGTTATTTTGCCACAAAATAATCAGCCATATCAACCTTATACAGGGCCATTGTTGCCGTATCAGGATGTTCGTGCAACAAACTATAATACCATAAACAGATTTTCCGGATACGCACAATACAATAAAAAAGCAGAACTTGGATCTAATCAAATTTGGTATCATTTAGGAGCGCGTTTCCAGAGTTGGAATGTTTCAGGAGCCGCTGTTGAAGGAAAAAATCAAGTTGTTTTTAGTCCGCGTGCACAATTTGCCATAAAGCCGGATTGGGATATGGATATGGTTTTCAGGCTCTCGGGCGGATTATATCATCAGCCACCATTTTATAGAGAACTCAGGGATTTGGATGGCGTTGTGAATCCAAATGTAAAAGCGCAGGAATCTGTTCATATTGTTTTAGGGAATGATTATAATTTTAAAATGTGGAATCGCCCTTTTAAATGGGTAACGGAACTATATTATAAATCACTGTCTGATGTAAATGTGTATTCGATCGATAATGTTCGAATTCGTTATATCGCCAATAATAATGCAAAAGCATATGCGCAAGGTCTTGATTTTAGATTAAATGGAGAATTTGTGCCGGGAACAGAATCGTGGATTAGTTTTGGTTATTTGAAAACCGAAGAAGATTACGCAGATAAAGGATATATCGCAAGACCAACAGATCAGCGTTTGAAATTTGCGATGTTGTTTCAGGATTATATGCCAAATATTCCAAGTGTAAAATTGTATCTGAATTTAGTTTATAATACTGGTTTGCCTGGAGGCGCGCCAGCATATTCGGATCCGTATCTATACCAAAACAGATTAAACGATTATCGTAGAGTGGATATTGGTTTTGCCAAAGTTTTTGTAGATAACAGTACTAAAGTTGCTAAAGCAAATTGGTTGAAAAACTTCAAAGAATTATCTGTTGGATTAGAGATTTTCAATCTTTTCAATAATCAAAATGCAATAACCAATACTTGGGTTCGTGATGTATATTCCAAAAATCAATATGCGATTCCAAATTATATGACTTCGAGAGTTTTCAATATAAAATTGAATGCCAGATTATGA
- a CDS encoding M23 family metallopeptidase, which yields MRLSLLALFFTNFIFAQTQYPKDYFRPPLDIPMQLSGNFGELRPNHFHAGFDLKTNQREGLNVYAIADGYVSRIKISTFGNGKCIYITHPNGYTSVYGHLQTTVGPIQDYVKKTHYKEKAYEIEMFLKPDELQVTKGQLIALSGNTGSSEGPHLHFEIRDTKTEFVINPIFFGFDKNIKDTKKPTVSSVYVYPLENSMVNQSKQPLLLNVALQKDGTYLASKVKANGKIGFGIVAVDFDDVSFNKNGVFNVSTFFNGNQNYNYQFNTYSFDEMRYVNALIDYGKYKKSGQRIQKLFMKTPFALSIIKTDSLRGIIPVEPNLASTYRIEVSDYFGNLNTITVPVEYDAATPIVKEEPATSKYFIKVNKDSNFEKDNMSVFFPAGTFYDDFNLNFDVKNNRIYIHDDTVPVHSNFTITIKDSSYPEELRDKLYIGRGNSYNGTIRKGDVFTAKSKTLGQFGLVLDTIKPTIKIVKPIQDKWISDVKKIDFIINDAASGIKSYNGYLNGNWILFEYENKTKKITHTFDDTMLAEGANDLKIEVIDNVGNSAIFETHFFRSQQK from the coding sequence ATGAGATTATCACTGCTTGCCCTGTTTTTTACTAATTTTATTTTCGCTCAAACCCAATATCCGAAGGATTATTTTCGTCCGCCGCTTGATATTCCAATGCAGCTTTCGGGGAATTTTGGGGAATTAAGACCGAATCATTTTCACGCCGGTTTTGATTTAAAAACAAACCAAAGAGAAGGATTAAATGTTTACGCAATTGCAGATGGTTACGTTTCGAGAATCAAAATTTCTACTTTCGGAAACGGAAAATGCATTTATATTACACATCCAAATGGCTACACTTCGGTTTATGGACATTTGCAAACTACAGTTGGTCCAATTCAGGATTATGTCAAAAAAACACATTACAAAGAGAAGGCTTACGAAATCGAAATGTTTCTAAAGCCAGATGAATTACAAGTTACAAAAGGTCAACTAATTGCGCTTTCCGGAAATACAGGTTCTTCTGAAGGACCGCATTTACATTTTGAAATTCGTGATACTAAAACAGAATTTGTAATTAATCCGATATTTTTTGGATTCGATAAAAATATTAAAGACACTAAAAAGCCAACAGTTTCGAGTGTTTATGTTTATCCGTTAGAGAATTCTATGGTAAATCAATCTAAACAGCCTTTGTTGCTAAATGTTGCACTTCAAAAAGACGGGACTTATTTGGCAAGTAAAGTAAAAGCGAACGGAAAAATTGGTTTTGGAATTGTAGCCGTAGATTTTGATGATGTCTCTTTTAATAAAAATGGGGTTTTTAATGTTTCTACTTTTTTTAACGGAAATCAAAATTATAATTATCAGTTCAATACTTATTCGTTTGACGAAATGCGTTATGTAAATGCATTGATTGATTATGGTAAATATAAAAAATCAGGTCAGCGCATTCAAAAACTTTTCATGAAAACGCCTTTTGCTTTAAGCATAATAAAAACAGATTCATTACGAGGAATTATTCCGGTCGAGCCGAATTTAGCTTCGACGTATAGAATTGAAGTTTCGGATTATTTTGGGAATTTAAATACAATTACGGTTCCGGTTGAATATGATGCTGCAACGCCAATTGTAAAAGAAGAACCTGCGACTTCAAAATATTTTATTAAAGTCAATAAAGATTCCAATTTCGAAAAAGATAATATGTCAGTATTTTTTCCAGCGGGAACTTTTTATGATGATTTTAATTTGAATTTCGATGTAAAAAACAATCGTATCTATATTCATGATGATACAGTTCCGGTGCATTCGAATTTTACGATTACGATAAAAGACAGTTCATATCCGGAAGAATTAAGAGATAAACTTTATATTGGAAGAGGAAACAGTTATAACGGAACCATTAGAAAAGGAGATGTTTTTACGGCCAAATCAAAAACATTAGGACAATTCGGGTTGGTTTTGGATACAATTAAGCCAACAATTAAAATTGTAAAACCAATTCAGGATAAATGGATTAGTGATGTCAAAAAAATAGATTTTATCATTAACGATGCTGCATCGGGAATTAAATCATACAACGGATATTTAAACGGAAACTGGATTTTGTTTGAATATGAAAATAAAACAAAGAAAATCACACATACTTTTGATGATACAATGCTTGCCGAAGGGGCAAACGATTTAAAAATTGAAGTAATTGATAATGTGGGTAATTCTGCTATCTTTGAAACTCATTTTTTTAGAAGTCAACAAAAATAA
- a CDS encoding cell division protein ZapA codes for MDGKLRIKISIADRVYPLTVEPSQEEGLRSASKKIDAMIKQFEESYAVRDKQDVLAMCALQFASQVEQKQIDNAIDGEETIERIKRLNSLLDQYLEN; via the coding sequence ATGGACGGAAAGCTTAGAATTAAAATATCAATCGCAGACAGAGTCTATCCATTAACGGTAGAACCATCTCAGGAAGAAGGACTTAGAAGTGCTTCTAAGAAAATTGATGCTATGATCAAGCAATTCGAAGAAAGTTACGCGGTTCGTGACAAACAAGATGTTCTGGCTATGTGTGCCTTGCAATTTGCATCACAAGTAGAACAAAAACAGATTGATAATGCAATCGATGGTGAAGAAACTATCGAAAGAATTAAAAGATTAAATTCGCTATTAGATCAATATCTCGAAAATTAA
- the rny gene encoding ribonuclease Y: MDIITIIISGIVGIAAGFAIAKIIEKSNISNLIKNAKKEASSILKDANLEAENIKKDKILQAKERFIELKSEHEQVILARDKKVAEVEKRVRDKESQISNELSKAKKVNDDFEAKTNEYNNKIEVLDKKQAEVDKLHKSQLQQLEVISGLSAEEAKEQLVEGLKAEAKSKAMSHIQDTIEEAKLTAQQEAKKIIINTIQRVGTEEAVENCVSVFNIESDDVKGRIIGREGRNIRALEAATGVEIIVDDTPEAIILSCFDPVRREIARLSLHKLVTDGRIHPARIEEVVAKTAKQIDDEIIEVGKRTVIDLGIHGLHPELIKVVGRMKYRSSYGQNLLQHSREVSKLCGIMAAELGLNVKLAKRAGLLHDIGKVPDTESDLPHALLGMQWAEKYGEKEEVCNAIGAHHDEIEMKSLLSPIVQVCDAISGARPGARRQVLDSYIQRLKDLEEVAYGFSGVKNAYAIQAGRELRVIVESEKVSDDNAANLSFEISQKIQTEMTYPGQVKVTVIRETRAVNIAK; encoded by the coding sequence ATGGACATAATAACGATCATTATTTCAGGGATTGTGGGGATTGCAGCAGGATTTGCAATCGCTAAAATCATCGAAAAAAGCAATATTTCTAATTTAATTAAAAACGCAAAGAAAGAAGCCTCTTCCATTTTAAAAGACGCTAATTTAGAAGCAGAAAATATCAAAAAAGATAAAATCCTTCAAGCAAAAGAGCGTTTTATCGAATTAAAATCAGAGCACGAACAAGTTATTTTAGCTAGAGATAAAAAAGTAGCTGAAGTAGAAAAAAGAGTGCGTGACAAAGAATCTCAGATTTCAAATGAACTTTCGAAAGCCAAAAAAGTAAATGACGATTTTGAAGCTAAAACAAATGAATACAATAATAAAATTGAAGTTTTAGACAAAAAACAAGCTGAAGTAGACAAATTACACAAAAGTCAACTGCAACAACTTGAAGTAATTTCAGGACTTTCTGCTGAAGAAGCAAAAGAACAATTAGTTGAAGGTTTAAAAGCTGAAGCTAAAAGTAAAGCAATGTCTCATATTCAGGATACAATTGAAGAGGCAAAACTTACTGCGCAACAAGAAGCTAAGAAAATTATCATCAATACAATCCAGAGAGTTGGAACTGAGGAAGCGGTTGAAAATTGCGTTTCAGTATTTAACATTGAATCTGATGATGTAAAAGGTAGAATTATTGGTCGTGAAGGTCGTAACATTAGAGCTCTTGAAGCTGCAACCGGAGTAGAAATCATTGTTGATGATACACCGGAAGCTATTATTCTATCTTGTTTTGATCCTGTTCGTAGAGAAATTGCTCGTTTGTCATTGCACAAATTAGTAACTGACGGACGTATTCACCCAGCGAGAATTGAAGAAGTTGTTGCTAAAACAGCGAAACAAATCGACGATGAAATTATCGAAGTTGGTAAACGTACTGTAATCGACTTAGGAATTCACGGTTTACACCCTGAATTAATTAAAGTTGTTGGTAGAATGAAATACCGTTCATCTTACGGACAAAACTTATTGCAACACTCAAGAGAGGTTTCTAAACTTTGTGGTATCATGGCTGCCGAATTAGGTTTGAATGTAAAATTGGCAAAAAGAGCTGGTTTACTTCATGATATTGGTAAAGTGCCAGATACTGAAAGCGATTTACCACACGCATTATTAGGTATGCAATGGGCTGAGAAATATGGTGAAAAAGAAGAAGTTTGTAATGCAATTGGAGCTCACCACGATGAGATCGAAATGAAATCATTACTTTCTCCAATCGTTCAGGTTTGTGATGCTATTTCAGGTGCAAGACCAGGCGCAAGACGTCAGGTGTTGGATTCATACATTCAGCGTTTGAAAGATCTTGAAGAAGTTGCTTACGGATTTAGCGGTGTAAAAAATGCATACGCAATTCAGGCTGGTAGAGAACTTCGTGTAATCGTAGAAAGCGAAAAAGTTTCTGATGATAACGCTGCAAACCTATCTTTCGAAATTTCACAAAAAATCCAAACTGAAATGACTTATCCAGGTCAGGTAAAAGTTACTGTAATTAGAGAAACCAGAGCAGTTAATATCGCTAAGTAA
- a CDS encoding PAS domain-containing protein, translating to MVFDLYENEDCLEVNNFYKKLFAEMPDLLFQFVVDTDNNYTFPLVSKSADEIFEFTASEFNNDIKFIIYERVFLQDREAFFQSLVKARKEIKPWDIEFRAVLPKKGLRWFKISAKTEQSDDGRVSFYGHVSDITELKDKEEKLRISEERFQFALDASTAGIWDWDMVTNNVFYSSLSLKILELDSADIFDDPERWDKIVHPDDLPKYYSDIQEHFDNKIPYYENYHRVMTSSGNYKWILDRGKVIKRDENGKPLRVIGTHTDVSLQKEKELELIKTMKLYSDQNSRLLNFSHIVSHNLNTQAGNIKSILDFIDADGDKETVSEMLEHLRTVSNDLNDTISNLTQIVKTQSNINIAVVPLKLCEYIEKTISTIKGYDKQTKVTIVNNVPQYLTINFNPAYLESVLLNFTTNAIKYAHPDRDPIIVFDFSIEPEGYKSLKITDNGLGIDLAVYGDLLFGMYKTFHKHQEARGIGLYITRNQIEAMKGSISVESEVGVGTSFKIVFNDL from the coding sequence ATGGTTTTTGATTTATATGAAAATGAGGATTGCTTAGAGGTGAATAATTTTTACAAAAAATTGTTTGCTGAGATGCCTGATTTGTTATTTCAGTTTGTTGTTGACACCGATAACAATTATACTTTTCCGCTAGTTAGTAAATCTGCTGATGAAATTTTTGAATTTACGGCAAGTGAATTCAACAACGACATTAAGTTTATTATTTACGAAAGAGTTTTTCTTCAGGATCGTGAAGCATTTTTTCAATCTTTAGTTAAAGCGCGTAAAGAAATAAAACCCTGGGATATTGAATTTCGCGCTGTTTTACCAAAAAAAGGTTTACGCTGGTTTAAGATTTCCGCAAAAACGGAGCAATCTGATGATGGCAGAGTTAGTTTCTATGGACACGTTTCGGATATTACCGAATTAAAAGATAAAGAAGAAAAGCTGCGAATTTCAGAAGAACGATTTCAATTTGCACTTGATGCTTCTACAGCTGGAATTTGGGATTGGGATATGGTTACCAATAATGTTTTCTATTCGTCTTTGTCACTAAAAATATTGGAACTTGATTCTGCAGATATTTTTGATGATCCGGAACGATGGGATAAAATTGTGCATCCGGATGATCTTCCCAAATACTATTCGGACATACAAGAGCATTTTGATAATAAGATCCCTTATTACGAAAACTATCATCGTGTAATGACTTCGAGCGGAAATTATAAATGGATTTTAGACCGTGGAAAAGTTATTAAACGAGATGAAAATGGTAAGCCATTACGTGTAATTGGAACTCATACAGATGTTTCTTTGCAAAAAGAAAAAGAATTAGAATTGATAAAAACGATGAAATTGTACAGCGATCAAAATAGTAGATTGTTGAATTTTTCGCATATCGTTTCACATAATTTAAATACGCAGGCAGGAAATATAAAGTCGATTTTAGATTTTATTGATGCTGATGGTGATAAAGAAACCGTAAGTGAAATGTTGGAGCATTTGCGAACAGTTTCTAATGATTTAAATGATACGATTTCTAATTTAACACAAATCGTAAAAACGCAGAGTAATATTAATATTGCTGTCGTTCCTTTGAAGCTTTGTGAATACATCGAGAAAACAATTTCGACAATCAAAGGTTACGATAAACAAACTAAAGTTACGATTGTAAATAATGTCCCTCAATATTTGACAATTAATTTTAATCCTGCTTATCTGGAAAGTGTTTTGTTAAACTTTACTACAAACGCTATAAAGTATGCACATCCGGATCGCGATCCAATAATAGTTTTTGATTTTTCGATCGAACCTGAAGGTTATAAATCATTAAAAATTACAGACAATGGTTTAGGAATCGATTTGGCTGTTTACGGTGATTTATTATTCGGAATGTATAAAACTTTTCATAAACATCAGGAAGCACGAGGAATCGGCTTGTATATTACCAGAAATCAAATTGAAGCGATGAAAGGAAGTATTTCTGTAGAAAGTGAAGTAGGAGTGGGAACAAGCTTTAAAATTGTCTTTAACGATCTTTAA
- the xerD gene encoding site-specific tyrosine recombinase XerD, with protein MNWNRYIKDYQSYLRIERGLSKNTIENYGFDIERLCLFLDTNQIEVSPLKITDETVQQFIYSVSKEVNPRSQARIISGLKSFFNYLVFEDYRNDNPLELIETPKTGRKLPDTLSVTEIDALIAAIDLSKNEGERNRAMLEALYGCGLRVSELVSLKISDLFFDEGFIKITGKGNKERFVPIGKLTQKYIEIYQKEVRVNLNIKKGCEDTLFLNRRGNQLTRAMVFTIIKDLAVKIGLHKSISPHTLRHSFATHLLENGADLRSIQLMLGHESITTTEIYVHLDRRFLKEVMHSFHPRK; from the coding sequence ATGAACTGGAACCGATACATAAAAGATTATCAATCGTATTTGCGAATTGAAAGAGGTTTGTCTAAAAATACAATCGAAAACTATGGTTTTGATATTGAGCGATTATGTCTTTTTTTAGATACAAATCAAATAGAAGTTTCGCCTTTAAAAATTACTGATGAAACTGTTCAGCAATTTATATATTCCGTTTCTAAGGAAGTAAATCCGCGTTCGCAAGCGCGTATTATTTCGGGATTGAAAAGCTTTTTTAATTATCTGGTTTTTGAAGATTATAGAAATGATAATCCGCTGGAATTAATTGAAACTCCAAAAACGGGCAGAAAATTACCGGATACTTTATCTGTCACTGAAATTGATGCACTTATTGCTGCAATTGATTTAAGTAAAAATGAAGGAGAACGAAACCGAGCAATGTTGGAAGCTTTATACGGTTGCGGACTTCGGGTTTCGGAGTTGGTTTCGCTTAAAATTTCAGATCTGTTTTTTGACGAAGGATTCATAAAAATTACCGGAAAAGGGAATAAAGAACGTTTTGTTCCTATTGGTAAATTGACCCAGAAATACATAGAAATTTATCAAAAGGAAGTCAGAGTAAATCTGAATATTAAAAAAGGTTGCGAAGATACTTTGTTTTTAAACCGAAGAGGTAATCAACTTACTCGTGCAATGGTATTTACAATCATAAAAGATTTGGCGGTAAAAATAGGTTTGCATAAAAGTATTAGTCCGCATACTTTGCGACATTCATTTGCGACGCATTTACTTGAAAATGGAGCTGACTTAAGATCTATCCAATTAATGTTGGGACACGAATCGATAACAACTACAGAAATCTATGTGCATTTAGACAGGAGATTTTTAAAAGAAGTAATGCATTCTTTTCATCCAAGAAAATAA